The stretch of DNA CTACCGCTTTTCTTTTTTTGCCTCTTGTATTTGTCTGGTTAAGATAGTAATGAGCAGATACGGTAGTGCTTCTTTCATCCCAAAGTTTCACCGGAACTTCAACCAGTTCAGAAAGCTTCTGTGCGAAAAGTTCGCACTTCCGGGCACGTTCGCCTATAGTGCCGTTCATGTTTTTCGGATATCCGACAACTACTTCTTCGGCACCGTGTTCCTTTGCTGCAGCCGCTACCTTTTCAATACATCTTTCAAAATTCTTTTCTTCGATTACCCCTGCCGGAGATGCCAGAAATTCGGACTTGTCACATACGGCAAGTCCTGTTCTTGAATCCCCGAAATCAACTGACATTATTTTCATGCGTTAATTTTCCTTGCACTTACCATGGTTTAACTGCACCAATGATCTCGCTTACTGATTTAATACCTTTTTCGTCGAGGAACTGGTTCATTTCGTCGATGATCTTTACAGGTGCGAAAGGATCTGTGATAACAGCAGCGCCTACCTGAACGGCAGAAGCTCCGGCCATCATCATCTCAATGGCATCACGTCCTGATGATATACCGCCCATTCCTATTACAGGGATCTTAACAGCATTAGCTACCTGCCATACCATACGTACAGCTATCGGGAATACAGCCGGGCCGGACATACCGCCGCAGTTGTTTCTGAGTACAGGTCTGCGTGTATTTATGTCTATTCTCATTCCAAGAAGAGTATTGATAAGCGAAACGGAGTCCGCCCCCTCTGCCTCTACTGCTTTCGCAATTGAAGCAATATCCGTAACATTAGGTGAAAGCTTGACTATAAGCGGTTTACGTGTCGCATTTCTTACTACCTTTGTAACTGAAGCTGCACCTTCACAGCTTACACCAAAAGCTGCACCGCCGTGCTTGACATTAGGGCATGAAATGTTGAGTTCGATCATATGAACGTCAGTTGAATCAAGCTTTGCAGCAACTTCAGCGCATTCCTCAGGTGTTGAACCTGCAATATTCGCAATAATAACGGTATCTTTTTTCATAAGGTTTGGAAGTTCACAGCTTATGAAATGATCTATTCCCGGATTCTGAAGTCCTACTGAATTGAGCATTCCCATAGGAGTTTCCGCAATTCTCGGAGGAAGATTACCTGTTCTGAGTGTTCCTGTGGTACCCTTTGTTGCAATACCGCCGAGTCTTGAAAGAGAATAGAATTCCTCGTACTCACGTCCGTATCCGAATACGCCTGATGCAGGGATAACCGGATTTTTGAAATCCACACCCGCAACCTTTACTGAAAGATCAGCCATTTACCAGTTCACCTCCTTTGAATCAAATACCGGACCGTCCTTGCATACATGTCCGAAACGTTCTTCCCCGTTCTGCTTAAGTCTGCACGCACATACAAGACAGGCGCCTACGCCGCAGCCCATTCTTTCTTCAAGAGAAACCTGACACGGTACGCCTTTTTCCTCAGCTATTGATGCTACTCCTTTGAGCATCGGAATAGGACCGCACGAAAGGACCTGTGATGCACCGGCAATCTTTTCAGCGATTGGAACAGTGACAAGGCCATGCACACCGCATGAACCGTCATCAGTACAGATTATTACCTCAGCACCTGTTGCTTCGAAATCTTCTCTGAGGATAACTGCATCTGCACTTCTGAAACCGAGAATAACTACTGCATTCTTACCGTAGTGCTTTGCAAGCGGAAGAAGAGGAGGAACACCAATGCCGCCTCCTGTTATAATGGTCTTTCCGGATACTTCGTTCATGGTAAATCCATGACCAAGCGGACCAACTATATCAAGATTTGCGCCCTTAGGTGTATCAGCAAGCTTAAGTGTGCCCTCACCCTTAGCCATAAAAACGATTCTTATTGTCCCTTTTTTCTTGTCGATCCCGCAAAGTGAGATCGGTCTTCTGAGAGTGTGTCCCTCAGGAAGAATATTTACAAACTGACCGATTTCCGCAGCCTGTGCAATTTCAGGACAAAGTATAGTAAAGTCAAATATCTGCTTTGCCAGATTCTTTTTTTCCAGCAGGAGATATTTTCCCTGATTATATTTCATGGTTATCATTCCTTTTATTTATTATAAAGATATAAATATGTTAAAATGCTGTAATATCATTATCAAGTGCTATTTTAAATTATAACATATTACTATTTTTCAGTCAACGATGTAACAGCTAAATCTGCAAAAATGAACTAACAGAAAGCCTTTACAGCGGCGAAATATGCCACCTGTCACAATTACTATAAAAAAAACAGCTTTATCGCGGACACTAATGTAAAACTGTCGTTTTTCTGCAGGAGATAAACGTCTTTTAATCTTCCTTTAAAAGTGAGAAATACATTCTGTCCTGATACTCTCCGTTTATACAGAAATACTCCGGAAGGACGCCGTCGAGTTTGAATCCGCATTTTTCAATGACCCTCTTGGATGGTATGTTCACAGGACGGGCGCATATCTGGATCTTATTGAAGCCGATCTTTTCGAATCCGTAT from Ruminococcus sp. HUN007 encodes:
- the ruvX gene encoding Holliday junction resolvase RuvX — its product is MKIMSVDFGDSRTGLAVCDKSEFLASPAGVIEEKNFERCIEKVAAAAKEHGAEEVVVGYPKNMNGTIGERARKCELFAQKLSELVEVPVKLWDERSTTVSAHYYLNQTNTRGKKRKAVVDAVAATIILESYLGFRKNSV
- a CDS encoding dihydroorotate dehydrogenase encodes the protein MADLSVKVAGVDFKNPVIPASGVFGYGREYEEFYSLSRLGGIATKGTTGTLRTGNLPPRIAETPMGMLNSVGLQNPGIDHFISCELPNLMKKDTVIIANIAGSTPEECAEVAAKLDSTDVHMIELNISCPNVKHGGAAFGVSCEGAASVTKVVRNATRKPLIVKLSPNVTDIASIAKAVEAEGADSVSLINTLLGMRIDINTRRPVLRNNCGGMSGPAVFPIAVRMVWQVANAVKIPVIGMGGISSGRDAIEMMMAGASAVQVGAAVITDPFAPVKIIDEMNQFLDEKGIKSVSEIIGAVKPW
- a CDS encoding dihydroorotate dehydrogenase electron transfer subunit: MKYNQGKYLLLEKKNLAKQIFDFTILCPEIAQAAEIGQFVNILPEGHTLRRPISLCGIDKKKGTIRIVFMAKGEGTLKLADTPKGANLDIVGPLGHGFTMNEVSGKTIITGGGIGVPPLLPLAKHYGKNAVVILGFRSADAVILREDFEATGAEVIICTDDGSCGVHGLVTVPIAEKIAGASQVLSCGPIPMLKGVASIAEEKGVPCQVSLEERMGCGVGACLVCACRLKQNGEERFGHVCKDGPVFDSKEVNW